Below is a window of Ctenopharyngodon idella isolate HZGC_01 chromosome 7, HZGC01, whole genome shotgun sequence DNA.
tTCACTCGCGCTCCGCACTGCCTTTTGAACTGAGGTGCctgtacagtgatctgtcacgctACATCAAAGCACGTCAAAACGGCACTTTATGTTTGAAAGTAACAAAACgcagagcttattgcgattattggtggttaatgatGGTCAGGCTACAACGTTGCAATATAATGCATTCGGTACACATGTGCACCGTACCGAAAGCCCTGTACCGAAGCAGTTCAGTATAAATACGTGTACCATTACTcccctaataaataaataataaaatgattagcTACAATGTGATTAGCTGTGATtagctacaatgatcaacacttcaaaaacgttgtaaatagacatcaatgacgctcttcaccaagcgcttacacagTTACAGAaagtagccaatcacagacatatatgttgagcgcgtgaacacaatttccattcagaggtgtttacgaatcgcTCAGcggcgctcaaagcgtcacattatTAAAGTTCTCggagtcagtacttttgacaacactagtccaAAATGTGTGCGGCACTTCATTCAAGATTGAGGTGGGGTTATGTAGTTTGATctacagtttgaggatccagtGCAGTTACTCAAGctgtttttaatacttttcattggttagATATTTGCAAAATCCACAGATAGACATAAAAGGTGACCAATCGTAATGATTtaggaaaaaataaagaaatatggaGATACAAGTTGCACGCATGGGTGTGTTTTCAGCACTTGCAAAATAACAGTAGGAACAGTGAGTCCTAAATGCTggatttgaaaaataaactgtaaatgtaGGCAGTGTAAACAAAGCCACTGTATTATGTACTGACCTTAAGAAAAGTCGTGGATATGAGTGGATTACCTCCAAGAGAGAGCCTCAGGCTGGACACATATTCAGTAACCAAACCATGTGACCTTAAAGCCACTATCCAGTGTGTTATAAGCTGCCAGATAAAGCTAAATTCTGTTTTCTGTCCTGCAGGCTCACAGTATGGGACTCTGGAAAAGGCCTGGCATGCTTTCATGAATGCGGCAGACAGACTGAGTGAGATCCATATGGAACTAAAAGAGAAACTGGTGGTTGAGGACAGTGAAAAGATTAGAAACTGGCAGAAGGATGCCTTCCACAAGCAAATGATTGGTGGATTCCGTGAGACCAAAGACGCCGATGAAGGCTTCCGCAAGGCCCAGAAACCCTGGGTCCGAAAACTGAAGGATGTGAGTCTCCTTCTGTGCAGAATACTACGCCATTAGTATGGATTTCATCCATTAAATGATGGCAGAGAGAACAAAAGAAATCAGGGTTTAAATCCACTTTgtctaccttttttttttttttttttttgtttgttttgtcttgtttttaaaGCTTACCCAAAATGAACTGATTTCATGTTCAACTACTGAAATGGAATGTAAATTTATGACTGTAaagctttacaataaggtttaatttgttaacattagttttaattgttagttcatgttagttaactattgttaacgaatgaaaccttattgtaaagtgttaccatttagaCGAATGCCAaaaatctgcttttttttttcatgcaacaAGTAGATGGTCTTCAGTGattgtcaagctccaaaaaatgatcaaaaacagGGTTTCTACAGATCTTAAGTTTTAATTCGCCTTTACacaaattaaggccttaaatcaGATCTTAAATCAGACCAGAAAGTCATGCCATTAAATGTTGCATGCATTGCAAGAAATGAAtatcttcctcagtgtttttgtcctgttttccaatacaaatatctaaacatctttaAATAAAGATAGATTTATTTGagatacaaatgaaaatgaatgaaaatatctGTCAGTGTGTTTCAAAACTTCCCTTTGAATGATTTTTCTGAGCCCATTAGCAGaaatttgttcttgttttaatcataaactcactgcattttgatcaatttcacagaaaacaagacttaatttTGTATCtccagtaaatgcatcttgatttaagaatctttagacatttgcactggaaaacaagacaaaaatactgatgaaaAACATCATTTTTGTGCAGAGTGATCAGAAGgtacagtaaaatatatttccatattgaGAGCAGAGAGATTGAAGCTAcctttttgtaaaaataaattaaaaagtaatggaTATCTGTtggtgatattttttttttttttttttttttttaactcttaaGTGTTTCTGCttagacatttacatttagagaaCATATTGACATGTGTTCCCTTCAATTTATTccttacattttatttacttgGTTTTAAAAGGTCTTAAAGTATTAAATGTACCTTCATAAACCTGCAGAATCCCTGAAAAACAACATTTGGCTGGTCCATATGATTTTTCTTAgttatattccaagtcttctaaagcAATGCGCTAGATTAGTatgagaaacagactgaaattaaGTTTGGTGGTCGATTTTTGGTTTTCAAACTGTAACATTAGGGTGAATAGATGATGGCAGAGTCTTTATTTCAGGTCTATAACAGTGTTTAAAGAGAACCATGTATTTATATCATGTACCACAGTGTATTCAGTAATGATTAAATACTATGGTTGTGTAAATATTTTCTCTGCGATAGGTGGAGTCcaccaaaaaaagttatcaCCAAGCCCGGAAGGAAGAGCGCACGGCATTGACACGTGAAACTCATGCCAAGGCCGACCCCACCAAATCCCAAGAGGAGGTCCGCAAGTTCACAGATCGCCTGGAGAAATGCACCCAGGAGGCAGAGAAGGTACCGTGAGAAAAAGCTCAGACACAactgttttagtcattttaatttttttgaggaTTTTGCATTAAGTCGGTAATTACTGTTTGGGAAGCTTGTCAACAAGTGTCCATGTCTAGGTGGAAAGAGATGGGTGGGGAatgaaatgacagaatttccataaAACTTAGACAAGACGAGGCTTGCCTGTTGCTATTGCTAATAGTAAGGCCCATGTGATGATGATGGTGTCTTTAAACTTGCTGTGACAATGCTAAATTATGGGTGTGAACAACATGTTGTTGAATGTGTAGTTTCATTCACAAAACTACACTTTATGCTATCAGTTTCTGCCTTCTCAAAGGTGTAAAGAGAAACACCGCCTGATTTTATGATATATCTAAGATTTTGCTTTGGTTTTCCATAACTTCTGAAAAAGGAGACTTTATTGTCCGTCTTTCAGATAGTCATGAAATTCATATTAgtacttttacatttaatttatatgaTCCAGTGTGATGTCCAAATGAAGAAAGTGGTGCAGCTTGCTCCTTTAGTTTCAACAACCTTGTGAATATTCATTGGTCCATCTGAACAGGAAATTCTGATCTTCGGTAGTGACCCTGTGAACTGTCCCATGACTAGcctgcatgttttattttttggatgTTTTTCCTCAGGCTAAGGAGCGTTATGAGAGAGCCCTGGACGAGCTGAATCGCTGTAACCCACGTTACATGGAGGACATGGAGCAAGTGTTTGAAATCACCCAGGAAGCAGAAAAGAAGAGGTTGCGCTTTTTTAAAGAAGTTCTTCAGGACATACACCAGCACATGGACCTCTCCAGCAATGATGGGTTAGTCCCTCTTCACAGTCTACACAGACACTTATTTTCTAGGACATCATGCTAATTAATATGTTGGATTTGAAACTCCTTGTGTCAGCTGCAAGTCCATTAATAGTGGTTCACAcacaccaaacaaacaaacaaacaagcagtGATTTAGAGTCCAACAGAATATAATGTTGCTAATAATGACTCTTTAATCTGTTAATCTAATCTAATAATACCTGCATAGTAAATGCATAGCAcacaaaacatttcaatattCAGTACTTTTCAATATTGAATACAGTATGCTGATATTCATAATCAGCATTTCCCTTGACTTTATCCACCATCTTAGCTATCTTAGCCATCATTTTCACTGAGCTCTTTGccgtgcattctgggattgtaTGTAATGCTTCTATAGAATTTAGCTAAAATGAATTTAGAAGACAGCTTCCGATAGACCTTAATCAGATTAGCGCCATATTTAATCTTTGACCGgaatgaaaacgaggctgtgaggggTAGAATACAGTGCGTTTAATGAACTGTGCTGCTGTTTAACAACAAACATATTGTTCAGCTGATGAAACAGCTTTCCAAAAGACTTTCAGTAGACAAGAACTCCATAAAACATTTGTTGTGAGTTTTGAAAATTACACGTAAATTAGGACCTTTATACAGTGCGTGCCATTGTAAAGACTAAGACCTATTGAGATTGTGTTAGCAATGTTGCTTGAGCTAAAACATGCAATATTCTAATAATCATCAAAACCAAATATTGAGTAAAATGGACTgtgcaaatatttatttattttttttttcaattcagtactttttaaatgaaataatattcttagtagggctgggcgataaacaATATCATATCAAGATCGTGAAAGAATTTATGTCGATGACTATGTTAAGCTCTGgacatttttattcaatatgGATTAATCTAACAGCCTATCACACAGCAGAAATAAACACGACAACAGCCAGTCAGTGCATGTCACTAATAAGTGAtttctgtgtgtatctgtgaaTGAACGGCGCGGTTTCATCTGATACACAAACTTACACATGACGCTCACTGTGTTTTCAGTATATGaagacatgaacacatgaacttcatctccagagtcACTTCACAAGCTTTTCACcgtttcatttgagaaaaaactACCGTCAAATACACtctgaaactgaaactaaaactgaaagatCTTCACAacaaaccatcaaaataaaatttcgGGTTAActtcaagaaattatgacaGACGTATATCACAACTGTAGCCCTTCACTAAAATGTACTTCTCAAAGTAATAATTAAAGTTTATATAAAGTTGTATTATATCATAAAACATAGAatcccaaaaaaataaaatggaaaactcAGAATTTGGgggaaaataaaatggattttatGGGGCACTAAATTAAAAGTTAACAACTCTGTGGAGTTTaattgtgaacaaacaagttcaCATGTTTGTTCATTCTCAAGGTCTAACAAATATGTGGAAAGCATTTCCTTCCCCATTAATGGCAGGTAAATGAATATCATGATAGATATCGATATCATatgatatggaaaaaaatattgtgataatatttttggCCATATCACCCAGCCATAATTCTTGGTCAACATTTCTCTTAACTCTGTCTGCTATCTTTAATGAATTTTGTTCACTGAGCTTGGTGCACTGAATCCCCCAATCTTACTTTTAATtggaataaatattttctatgcTACTTCTTTTAGGTACTGAATGGAATGATGTAGTTATAGGTGACATTGATACTTTATTTTAACTGATTTTATCCATGAAGATTTGGAATATCTTAAAAGGCTGCTAAAATTTGGCATCCAACTCTTTCAAACAGCCTTGGTGCCAAGAATACACTCATGATGCCTAAAAATGCTATCTAGTTAGGTCACTCACTAGAGTTtcaaactgagccactgagACACTGACAGGCACAGATGTAGGCGTAGTTGTGCAATGAAAACTGACATGAGAGAAATAGGGGAGCTCTGTCTTAAACATTTCTCAATGTCCTCATTTATAGAGGCCATATCAATATCCTCAGGCTCTTGAAATAGTTTCTGGTCATTTATGTGTCTCATAGctgaaaactgaaataaatgaagaaTGTTAACCATTAATAAGTGCTTATTTGTTTTTTCCGTGCTCTCTGCTATCATTTTGTTTACTTAATGAGGAATTCTGAGCATGTCGTTGACTATTAACCAGGGTCATTTCAAAAGAGCTGAAAGCTCGGGAAACTcagtgcttttgttttttaatcaatGAACAAATGGCTCCTTTCGTTTTGCGTTTCGGTGTTAGCTCTAACAGCGTGGAGTTACATGTTCAGAATGGCAACAAAAACAACACCCTTCAAACCTGTCTCTGCAGTTTTGCACTATTGTTTACTTTTGTTGAGCTGTAATTACAGGGCTGGTGCTGAGCTGTGTGTTAATCATATAGTTTAGTTTCATGTACAGGAATCTTTGTGTTTACTTTATCCCTCCCTCATTCTTTGAATTTCCATGGTACTTAATGGGCCAGGCCTTTTGTTCTGGTAGCAGTGGTTATGAAACTAACTTTGACAAAAGAaactaaaaagaaatgtttactttttgaagaaaatgtaagcGGTGCTTGGCCGAACAAAACTCATCGACAGGATGCTAGTAGTAATAGTACCTTAAAGGATAAGTTCACCAATTTTCAAccagttttgtatttttttattatttttttttatttattttttcgtTACTGTACTTgagcaaaaagtatttttgttttgggaaACTTTTACTTtactacattccaaagcataatatcatatttttactCCATTACAAACACATCATTCCTCAttattttgaactgaaaaaaattgcaattctTGAAAGAGCTGATTCTTTTCAGTTAACCTGTTGAAACGGTTCACAAATCACACTGGGCTGCGTTTCTTAAAAGCATTGTTGCCACCAATGGTCGCTACAATCATCTTAGCTTACGATGCTTTTAGGAAACGCTGCCCATAATGATTAATTCATAAATCGGACTATAAAGagggatagatggatagatttgattgattgattgattgattgattgattgaatgattgattgattgattggataGCAAACACTCGGTTTgttgtgcttgtttgtagggctgcacaagtTGGCCCAACATTTTGTGCTAATATATTAATAtgactaataataattattatgattattattattatagctaaataaaaatattaaacaaaataagtaatattactattgtaataacactttcattattaaaagtaaaaatagagtttaagaataaatataacatgataaaaataagtaaataataataattttattttacgaAAAACTGCAGGGTTACCTGTTAACATGCAGGGAGCCTATGACTATAAATCATTACAAAGGTCTAAGGTTTTATtagaaaatattatattattatgataaaaatctgtgacaataatttcataatttttgtcAGGAGGTATGCAAAATCATGTCTTTATTGAGTCCAtgtctttaaaatgaaatatgagcCTCTTATGCAACcattgtggggaaaaaaataataaaataaatctccTGTACACTTCTGTACCCTGGAGAAAAACCTATGGATTAtcatataaatttattttagagagaagttttttttttttttttgattcagTGTTACTGAGCGCTAAACAcgtctgtttcattcatactggaagccagagggcgcccttgtgcagaaactccaaatatgcctcACAGAAGTAATAACTTGTGATGTTCCAGGAAACCCCTAATGTGGACAAGGCCATCAAGCTATTGATGTAGCTGAATTAAAAGATAGAAATGCTTTGACTGATTAAAcatgaagacaataaacacacgactgccgcaatatatgggtttttttttagttcttcAGGCCTTCTCggtataaaagtatatttataatgcaatgctaatcaaCATAGtctttatcactgtatagaatactataaaattatattGTCTGCCTCGTTCTATGATGAAGCCACATCAAGTTACAAAAGGAAGTAATTTCAAACATTCGCCTTGCGTAATGAAGTGAGTTCAGAGTAAAaacgttattaaatgttgtcttttgttggacaacaGGTTTATGAACGCTTCTCATTACAAGTTTGAGAAGATGTTTGAcgcatgttgctttttcaaatgcacactataagcatttactactttaaatgcatttactacAGATCACAGAGCTGCTCTTCACTAACATGCtgtgtatatttaattaaaaatcgaaaaaataaataaaaaatcgcagcctttgctaactcataatcgcactaagaaaAAAATCGTGATTTCTGTTTAATTGTGaataattgtgcagccctagtctGCACTAATCTTTCTTATTGACTGATGCTGGCTAGAACAAATAAACGTGGTTCATCGATTACTTTTAGTAGttaagtacatttaaatatCAAGTACTTTTACTgaagtaaaattgaaaacaaGTAATTATACTACCGACCCATGGTGAacaaagtacacaaatcaagtacaTGAGTATATTTACATATGCTTTTTACTggaataataatttattagggTAACTGCTTAAACAATGTGTAACCAATGTTCTCCATGTTACCTGCTCCcagatattgttttttttttttttttttagaaaaagtcCACCAGATTCGCCAGACTTGACAGCTTCAGGGCTTTTGTTAAAAGTACAGATTGAACTTCCGCATTTTTGTATTCCTGCCCACGGACAGTCAGATTGACGTAATCCAAAGTGCGTTTTGTGTGTTGAAGTTTTTTGCCAAAAGCCACACCACAGCTcttctgttttctctagtcTTGTAGCACCCtttcattcatgcattcattcattcattcattcattcaagtttCTACTTCATACACAGCCAAGTTTTAGTAAAAGCCCATCTTGTCAGCAATGAAGTGAACATATTACTACTGCTAAAAGGTACTAGTATGGACCTTTTAGGGGTAGATAAGATAAAAAGTTGTCCTTTTATGGAAaatgccccagtgacaagctgcAGTGCCCCCCAAAAGTTTATGACACTGTGCAGGAGGCATTACACatcaaaatatatttctgtgTTAGGTGTTTTTAAACGTACAAGCATTAGTAATAGCAATGTTTGTCTTAGCAAGCACCATCAATTAAAGTTTGTGTTGGCTctattatttaaacatacacttCCTTGTGCACAAATAAAACCTGTCCTAACAAACTATGTGGAAAACCCCCATGCAGATTCCGAGCCCTGTTCCGAGACCTCGGCCAGACCATCAACATAGCCAATGACACGGAGGACCTCAGGTGGTGGAGGAACACCCATGGGCCCGGCATGAGCATGAACTGGCCGCAGTTTGAGGTATATTCTGCAAAATGCTgctttgtttattatatttgcTACATCCCAGAATGCCAGGAAACACGTTTGCCAGATGCAAACAAGACTACAAACTTAAACTCTAACATTTGCTTAGAAAAGATATGACATTTACGGACCCAAACAGTGTTGCGGAGTCGTCAACCGTAGAGCTGTTTTGGGCCCCGGGCTCCAGTGGTGGTGAATTTCTAATGGGTTGAGCGTGAATGAGCTGTTGTCTTTGCACGGCCCATGAGTGGGTTCAGGAATGTCGGATCCCTCTCCCTAATGGCAAATCCTTCCCAGCCCTccccacaacacacacacatgcaggcACACAGTGGCAGCACCTCCGTTTGTGCAAATGATGGTTTGTGAAACACGATGGTGTGTTGTGGAATCTGAGTGTGTTCGAAATTTTAAAATCCCCCCACAGTGTAAATGTTTAATCGAGCAGTAGGAGAGTGAATGGCAGTCAGAGAGCTAAAACGAAGCTTTTAGTCAAGTTTGCCCAGGTAAGTGACACCTCCAGAGGAATCTTCTGGCATCCTCCCTGTTCTGCCAGCACACTGGAGTCCTTTGTATGGCTGTAAACAGGCACAggctctctcactctctctctctctgtgaacaGTGATA
It encodes the following:
- the pacsin3 gene encoding protein kinase C and casein kinase substrate in neurons protein 3 isoform X2 — encoded protein: MSSNGDLQDVGSWDSFWEPGNYKRTVKRIDDGYKLCNELVSCFQERAKIEKGYSQQLSDWARKWRGVVEKGSQYGTLEKAWHAFMNAADRLSEIHMELKEKLVVEDSEKIRNWQKDAFHKQMIGGFRETKDADEGFRKAQKPWVRKLKDVESTKKSYHQARKEERTALTRETHAKADPTKSQEEVRKFTDRLEKCTQEAEKAKERYERALDELNRCNPRYMEDMEQVFEITQEAEKKRLRFFKEVLQDIHQHMDLSSNDGFRALFRDLGQTINIANDTEDLRWWRNTHGPGMSMNWPQFEEWSPEAHRSISRKERNSHSDDVVTLTNIVSAGDEPPQTPQETTRAGKDYSSDWSDDESPKKYIAANGVDEEEKVKS
- the pacsin3 gene encoding protein kinase C and casein kinase substrate in neurons protein 3 isoform X1, whose amino-acid sequence is MSSNGDLQDVGSWDSFWEPGNYKRTVKRIDDGYKLCNELVSCFQERAKIEKGYSQQLSDWARKWRGVVEKGSQYGTLEKAWHAFMNAADRLSEIHMELKEKLVVEDSEKIRNWQKDAFHKQMIGGFRETKDADEGFRKAQKPWVRKLKDVESTKKSYHQARKEERTALTRETHAKADPTKSQEEVRKFTDRLEKCTQEAEKAKERYERALDELNRCNPRYMEDMEQVFEITQEAEKKRLRFFKEVLQDIHQHMDLSSNDGFRALFRDLGQTINIANDTEDLRWWRNTHGPGMSMNWPQFEEWSPEAHRSISRKERNSHSDDVVTLTNIVSAGDEPPQTPQETTRAGKDYSSDWSDDESPKKYIAANGVDEEEKVVGVRVRALYDYTGQEADELSFKAGEELMKLGEEDEQGWCKGQLTSGEMGLYPANYVQEIAS